The window TGGGACGAAAGCGGCGGAAGTTCACCGGCAGTTTCAAGGCGCAGGTGGAGCTGAATGCGCTGCGCGGTGGCAGGACGATCCAGGAGATTGCCACGAAGCACAATCTGATGCCGACGCAAGTGAGCGCTTGGCAGAAGCAGGTGTTTGAAGGGATGGCGGATGTGTTCGCCAAAGGCGAGTCGTCAGACGAGCGCAAATCCGAGTTCAAGGAACTGGACGCCAAGATCGGGAGGCTTGCAGTGGAGAACGATTTTTCCCTCAAAATGCTCCAGCTATGAGCCCCGGCGAACTACGTAGCATGATCCAGCCGGACCATCCGAAACTGAGCCTGAGCGCGCAATGCCGAGTGCTGAACATCTCCCGGTTAACGCTCTACTACCGGCCACTGCCGGCGAGCGTGGAGGAGCTGGCCCTGATGAATACGATTGACAAGCTGTTCACGAAGTATCCGTTATTCGGCAGTCGCCAGATTGGCTGGCGCGGGACGGTTTAAAGGCGGGACGCCACCGTGCGTGCCGC is drawn from Henriciella litoralis and contains these coding sequences:
- a CDS encoding transposase; translated protein: MGRKRRKFTGSFKAQVELNALRGGRTIQEIATKHNLMPTQVSAWQKQVFEGMADVFAKGESSDERKSEFKELDAKIGRLAVENDFSLKMLQL